From the genome of Nicotiana tabacum cultivar K326 chromosome 17, ASM71507v2, whole genome shotgun sequence:
caagaagaaattaacttttttttttttaaagttgcgCTTGGAGTAAAAGAGCCTAGGAGTATTTGTTGTACTTCCAATGAACAAATTaaagttaatatggtcaattttattattaattaatgctaaaaggtgaATTCTTTACTATGtgtaaaaataaccaaaaattcaATTAGAGTAGATCGGAGGGAGtattataaatattaataatttaaaattttcttatACTTAACAATAAACATTGTCAGTAGGCGTCCTTGCACCTAGCCAGAATTTTATATGTTATATCAGTTCAGGTTATTATGGAATACCTGATTTTtttattgcatttcattttttttcctttgaatTTTAGAAACAGCACAATTAAAGCGCTAaagttctctttttctttatatgGTGTTTAATTCTTCGTATGAGCATAAACTGTTTATAATGCTTCAAGTTCACTATTTTGAATTAAACGCCATGACTATCTATCTTATGGGCGGATCTACATGTAAGGGACAGGGTGGTACGCCACCCGCAAGTTTTGGCCAAATTTATGTAATAGTATATGTACATGCATGTACATATAGAAGGAATATATACAAATATGGCACCCTCGTAACAAAAAGGTTCAAGGTGCCGCTGGCAAGGCACTGTCACTTTCACCCAAATGGTGGGGGATGTTTCTTCTTGCTTTTTACTTAATTGCTCTTTTTTGTTTATTAATAGGTCCTATTGACTTTTTCTTTGatcttattaatttatttttattcaaagAAATCTCTATTGTTGCACTTTCCTAACTTCTCCGTGATTTATCAATAGATCTgataaagaaaaattaattattttctccAGGATCACAACTCTGAGAATCTATTTGCAGAaacccaaaaaattaaaaaaaattaaaaagaatccTTGAATAAGTTATTGTTTTAATCAATGATGAAAGTTTATTTTTTTGTCAGATTGCTCTAAAGTAGGACAATTGTATATAATATCGAGTGAGttaatttttatgaaaaatataaattgaaaAATATCTGTAAACTTACTTAATATTTAAAGTGCTTATTAGTATAAGTTTTTGCCTTAAGTATCTAAATATAAAGTGATAACGAGTCTTTTTTTTTGTGCAAAATACATAATCCAGTTGAATATTTatgcttttttttttcaagttatcATAATTATTATGTAATCTTTTTGCTCGATCGATTTGTTTATATTAACTCCAAAGACGAATAACCCGAACTGAAACCCGAATAGACCAAACCGATTAAATTTATACCCTATTAGACAATGTAAATTGTAATATGACTACGTTCAAAACTTTTGGCACTCGCACTACTAGAAATGCAGTCTTTTCACAGGGAAGAATAGGTGGGAAATCTGTGTGAAATTTGAATATTCCCACGATATTCCCAGGGGAGGCGCTCCGTGGGAAAATGGCTAGTGGAAAAATAATTTCCCAGGACATTCATGGGTAATTCCCAGGAAGTTTCCCACAAAAGGTTTCACGAGAATTTGGTGGGGCCACACAGTGTATTTTTTCACGACCGCtgtgggaaaaagaagaaaatataataatttaattttcctaagTTTCCCACCGAATCCGTGGgaagtaataaaaataatttagttatttttttattttacccaCGGAATCAGTGGGAAATATGCATAACCTGGAAATAAAACTATAAACATTCCCATGAATATCAGTGAACAATAttgaaattcttgaaaaaatATGGGCAAAATTCCCAGAGAGTTGGTGGGAAATCCGTGGGAAATCTGGTAAATATTTTCATGATAAAATCTGTTTTTAGaactacaccacctgccaaacaGAAAGTACAACCATGAATACAAGACTAAATACAATTAAGCATTCAAATACCATAAACAACATCTAATTCAATCCATTTCATAAACAACATCTAATTTAATCTATTTTATAAACAATATCCAATAAAACATAGAGTAgaacaaaaactcaaaaaatccagCATTCAAATTCAACATCCAAGTACCATTTAAGACAAACTAATAAAAGAAACTACTCTTTAGTTATCATCAGATGCTGCTGGAGAACGAGGCACGGGAAATGCACCAGATGCTAAGAGGGAGTTTATCTGAGACTTAAAACTTTTAACATCACTAGTGACAAGTCTTAATGCATCGTCCTTTCGCCTCATTTCTTCCTCCCTTCACCTTTCCTCTTCCTCTCTTCGCCTATCTTCTTTCTCCCTTCACTTTGCCTCTTCTTCCCTTGCAGCCGTTTCTTGAAGATACAACTCTGTAATCTTCGCTACCTTCCTATTCAATTGCTCAAACTCATTCAGATCAACCGAGCAATGTGACGAAGAATAAGAACCAGACAATCCAGAAGTACGACGGCCGAGACTAAACTCTGATCCAAGGCCGTAGACTCTCCCCTTATGCACGCCACCAGCTACCTTAATCCACATGTCCATGATCTCCTCTTGGGTTGGTTGGATTGGCCTACCTTGATCATCAATCGACTGGCTTTGAATGAACTCCTCCAAGATTCGTTTGAAATTATCctgtaaaaaaattataattattatgaaAGTAAATTTTACTAAAGAAAATTTATGCAAATAAGTATCTTTATTTCTCAAACTTTAAAGTGAAACACACGGAAAGATTAAAAGCGTAGCAGCCTTGCTGGACTTAATCATTGCCATTTGTTCACCAACCTTTTCACATGGCATTTCATCCAATAAATCCCTTGTTCCTTATGCTTTCCGGACCAATAGTTGGACATGCAGAAACTAAGAAATATGCTGACTTTTCCTTAAATAGTTCTAGCCTGGAATCACAAGTTTATAATAGAGAGAAGTTGACAGTGTGTGCTCTCGTCATAACAACTAGAATCATAAAAAAACAACATAGAGTGTCGATGCTTATGTCACACCATCCAGCTACTATAACCATATCTCAAGAGCCAAAAGCTTTTGCAGCCAATTTGTTTGTAAGACTATATATTTAATTGCTGGATGTCACTGTAAACGGTTCTTGAAATCAGACCTCTTTGTACCACATTACTCCAAAACATATCTAAAAGGCTATTCTCATCATAGTAAGAAGCATTAAAACTTTTGTAGATTTTGAGAATTATCATTAGCCTTCTTCACATCTCGTCTAACAAATATGAAGCAACGTCAAGATTCCCCACTTTAAAGTAAGCATATACAAGAGTATCATATACTAGACTATCCCCAAGACCTCCCTTTGTTTGCAAAATGTGGAAAACTTTTTCAGCACTATCAATTCTACCTCTCTTGCACAATCTCTCAATGAGACAACTGCTATATCATTATTCTGGTGGCAGTAAACATCCACAAGCCACGAATATGAGTAATAACTGGGAGACAGTCCAACACTAACCATGTTGAATAAGATTTCTTTGGACCATCTATATGCCTAAGAAATAATATCCAATACGTGCATTGTACAATATAAGCTCACTGCACTAATAAGTGCAAACACATCTTAAACATCAAGCATATGATAGAGCATTTTAGAGCATTTCAGAATGCCATGAGTAGAAATGTATTTTTGATATTCATATATGTGAAGAATATTGTTAATCTTACATGGGTTGTCTCAGCGCGCAGCTCAATCCAAGTCGTTTTTGTTCcatccttcaacttcttcatgtGGATTTCCTCAAACACCTCATCATGAGTAACTGGTTTTCCTTTAGCCTTTTCctgcaaaaataaataatatgttaaaaaataataactaaaatagttataaatcaagaaaaatataaaaaatacattaCCAATCTTCTTTGATGAGCCGCCATACTAATTGAGCCGCCTGTATGCACCGAGCCACCCTTGTTGGACAAACGGGCTGCCCTTCCCTGTTCGCTCTTCTTCTCAAATTCCGAAGAGTTCCAATATTCAAGAAGTTTAACCCATAAATCATCAAGAATCCAACTTGGCCTCTTTTTACTTTCTCGAGCAGTCCGAAGCATATCAGACAACCTATCAGAACATTTCTTAAAGAAAACGATTCGTACCTCAGCTTCAAAATCGCGTGACCATGCACACTCGTACCTGAGATTAATTACTCCGACATCATTAACCAAACGACCTCTGAAAAATTATTCTTCAAGAGCTATGAAAACTTTTACTAACATTTTTAATTTATCATAGAACCACTTCCTTGAGATTAATCACTATAATATATCAAACTAGGAATGGACAAACCAAACCGACTCTTAATACTGCTTAATAAAGAACAGTGAGGGGGAAATACTGCTTTATATCATTTTCACATATATGAGAAGGTTGTCTGGACAAAAGTgcaaaaatgcaaaagaaaataCTATACTATTTTAATTTACAGAAtgagaaaatactttttaaagGGACACCACCTCTTAACCAAAATGCTTTTTCTCTGTAACCGTTGAAGATAGAGCCATATATCAACTAACCAGACCAAATTATACCAATTTATCAAACACCCATTTTCTCTCTCTATTTCTATCAAATCCAAACAAAACTCGAAACAAAGAGGAAAAGAACAAAGGGTAGGCAAATATAATTAGAAAAATACCATTTGCTTTGGAGACTGCAAGAAGTGCAAGCTTACTCTCCTCCTAACGGAAAAAACTTATCTATACTGAGTGTTTACACCCgaccaataaataaataacacatgTTACTTTATTTAACTATAATTATTAGTGCTTAACCGTAGTTAAGTACCATATATTTTGCACATAACCTtgaataaatattaatataaaaatactCAACATCTTAAAATTTCATACTGTCTGTTGTCTACTAATGGTGAATATGTGTGGCCTTTTATTTCGATATGCTATTACCACACAAAAGGTAAATGGCTTAGTTTGTGAAACAGCAAACATGTATATTAAAAAAGAATAAACTCGTACGAAAGAAGTTCATCAATTGCACTTGACTTTGCATAACTACACTATTACTGATCATGAAAAGTTTATCAAACTtaatcttgaaaagaaattttcaATTTATGTTTTAACGACTTTTTTTGTGAAGACAATAATAGCCTAAGTGGGGTTACTAACTGAACTAAAGTTTAGGAGAATTTTTTCAGCACACATTAACTTAACATGGTGTAAACACCCGGTGCAGGTAAGTTTTTTCCTCCTCCCAACTCTCAAAGCTCTATTTTCTGTATCTCTATTGGTAATGCCAAAAACTATTGCTCCTTTCTGCAAACTCCCCACAACCCCATAAACCAAAACGCATGCTCCTCCATAACTTTGCCTATATTAACCAACACATCACACCCTACTTCTTCCCACTTCCTACTCATCAACTTTCTTCTATTTCCCAACTATTCTGTATTCTTTGTATGTTTTCTTGATCTAGGTATTTCAAGAAACTAGCCAAAGATGATAactttatataatttctatcATGTTATGACTGTTGTTGTGCCACTTTATGTGTCTATGATATTAGCTTATGGTTCTGTTAAGTGGTGGAAGATTTTTTTCCCTCACCAGTGTTCTGGTATTAACAGATTTGTTGCACTTTTTGCAGTCCACTTCTCTCTTTCCACTATATAGCTGGTAATAATCCTTATACAATGAacatatcaaattaaaaatatccCACCATTTGACACTCTAATCTCCATCCAATCAAGAAATCAATTCAAAATATAGTACCTTGAGAAACAGGATTTTAACTTACCAAATTCTCAGCACCAGGAAGGTTTCCGTTTTTGGCAAGATTGACAGCAAGCTCAAGATTATTCAACTgcaacaaaatttataaaaaaaattatgtctTTCATGGTCATAGATTACCAAATTTTACAGTACTGAAAATGCATCTACAGATACATAGACACCATAAatcaagaaagaaaagaaagagggaaaCTTGATTCGcttcatattaatttttttaaacctAGGGTTTGAAATAGTATAAAATCCCTAAGTTTCAAAGTACTTTAGGGAAAAATCAACAACTAAAAAGGAGAGGGtgagtgtgtgagagagagatagagagagaagaaggggggggggggggggaggtcaGATTACCTGGATATGGAGTGAAAATACAGAGGGGAACATACGATGTGAAGGGAGGCGTCTTGAGGGAGGGAAGATACAGAGGGGAAATACTATGTGAATAGAATGAGGAAAAACTTAAGGTTACATGAATAATAATACTTTCTCACTACTACCTGGGAAATCTCCGTGGGAAATCGTTTTCATAATtataagaaaaatttaaaaatttaaaaatatccgTTCACACTGAGTCTATGggattatgtaaaaaaaaaattatttattgtttaagtTCCCACTATCTTCACTGGGAAATTTTTTCAGTTttgatataattatatttttaatgaCTTTTCCCACAGAATTAGAGGGAACAAAGTTAtgcgcatttttgcgccaaaatgTTCCCATGAATAGTCACTGGCAAATGTTATTGtttttttaggaaaagaaattttAATTTTCCCATTGTATTTCTGTGGGAATTACCACTTCCGTGGAAAAATGATGTGTTTCTAGTAGTGTCGAAACCtctaaatcctggatccgcctttgAATTCTATCTTCCTCTAATATGAAGTGGTACTTTGTTTCAAACTCCACACCAGAATTTTAGTTTAAAAGTTAAAAGTTATTTTTTAGTACTTCGTTCAGTTCACCTGATTAGAGAAAGCTATTTTGAGCAACCTTAAGCAAGGAGCTTTTCCCATCATGGATTGCATATCAAAGCTGAAAAGATTCTGCCTCTACTTTGTTCCTTGAACAGTAAGCAAGGGGCTTCCTCTCTCTTATCTTTATTTGCACGCAAAATTTTATCTGGAAGAGAACTGTTAGAAACTTAGTTGCTACAGATTTCGAAGGGGAATATCTACACGTTGCTACAACAGAAAATCCATAACCACTATAGTtcttgctatttttctttttttcttttgttttttggtgCCTATTTTCCTGTCCAAATTTATCTTTTTCTCCTTTGAATTTTTTGTTATTACAGAGTTATGGACTGCATTAATCAAATCAGAAATATTGTTAACATGTATGTCTGGGTTGAGAAACATTTGTTTGTTCAATCCTGATTATGGATTCAAGTCTTTCTTTTAAATCTTATATTAAATGAATTTTCAAATATCTTGATTGACTTCTATCATGCCTTGTTGGTATGATAGAGCAACCAAAGCGACAGAGAGATATACCAAGAGCATTGTCTATTAAGAGATATTATATAAGATATAACATAACATAATTACACATGCtataaaactaaactaattaaTTTCTCATGTTTGAAGGTACATTACTTATCCTATTATTTCGAACTCACCTATTACATCAATGTAATAACACTCATTTTCCCATCTAAATGAATGTTGTATCTATTTGAACGTCAATGGTTATTATACATAATTTGTTTCTAATATAAACAATTATGGTATTAATAGATCCAGTTAATTAACACGTGCAACGCACATATTCTAAAACTAGTATTTAGAATAAACGAAGGTAAAGTATTATGTACCGCTCTTACACATATCAGTTAGTTCGGATTAATAAACATGTATGGTCTTCTCCTAGGTGAAATTATAATGATTTTGCTGGTTATTGCAATGAATTTATGTTGTATCGTTAGCATTATTGAATTTCAATGCAAAAACATTGAAAAAGCAGTTACTCCCTCAGTTCACTTTTACCTGTCCACAATGAACTTTGCACTCCTTTtaagaaataatagatgaaagTACATATTTTACCATAGAATCCATAATAATGATAGTATTTTGAGAAGTCTTGGAAAATGATTtatgaaatgagtaattaaatgaTAAGGATAAAACAAGAAAGTATGTatggttttcttttgatttggtaaatttgacaagtaaaagtaaaaatatatagtggacaagtaaaagtgaactgGGAGAGCAAAACCTTTACGTACATTATTGAAACTATATATAGCAGGAGGAGCAAAACCTTTTCGTATCCGATACCTTGAATCATATCGGGTTAGGAATAATTGCAAAAAGGAAATGTTATGACTGATACAACCTTTGGTTCAATATGAACATGAACGCCAGATGCACAAATAACTTTGGAGTGAAGAGGTGTACGTGATCCATTTTCTTTTTAGCAATAAAAAATTACCACCTATTTGAACTTGAGAGAAGCTAAATATACAGGACAAATCTTTTGGGACAACGATTGAAATATGGCATGGAAGACAATGAATGCGACAATTCGAACTCCAAAACAAATGGTGCACAATCAAATGAAAATTAAAGGGGGCATTCCTTGCGTTGAATATAGAAAGAGAAAAATACAGCAGGAGAATTGCCGGGCAAATCTCCTTTGGCAGAGGGCACACTTAGAAGAACACGTAAAACTATAATTGCAATTTGCATGCCTTTAGTTAGCTGCCTGCCAATGGAGTTTTTGCCCTGTAATGAACCTACAGCTAAAACCAGAATTCTACACACACATAATCAGTTCAGTGGTGAATTCTATTTATAAGGTCAAGAACTCAGGATATGCCTTCAACACAGCAGCATATTCAATGAGAATATTGCCCTTTCTTCACTGAATGAAGCTATCTTCTAGTTTACTTACCTCCAAGGCCATATTCCCAAAACTTAGTTTTAAAATTATGTAAAAAGGAAGAAAGAGCAAAGAAAGAACAATTTGCAGTTCTGTGCTTTATTCTACATATCTAGAAGGTTTTGAACTACTCTTTCATGCAGAAAATATTCTACAACAACTTTCGGAAAAAGAGAAAATGTGTCAACGTTTACATAATGTAGCATAGCATTATTATAAAGGTAACGAAAATCCCTAAAGggaaaactttttaaaaatattataacaaAACTAACAAACAGTTACCACAAAAAAACATAACTAACAAACAGAAGAAACTTGAACGCTAAGTGAGTGAAAGACGGAAAGAGTGCAATGAGTTAGGATATTCTGAAGCATGTTCTCAATGGGgagaaaactttatttctatggctTTAACTTTTTACAAGTGGAAAGGAAAAGGTGACTTTAGTACGCGGAAGCTTgggatcgaaagcatatttttattGCTTGAAAGAGAAATACATAAGACGAATTAAACACGTatgaattatttaatatttataaaatGTCATATTTATGGAAGTTTTGTTGAGGGTGAACACTTAAGAAGACAGCCAATTTGATCTATCTAATGTTAAGGGAAAAATTAATATATGAAACCCCATCTAAGTATGCCTTTGTGACGCTATTTCGATGTGGTATGCAAGATTTAGAATAGGAGTTGGAAAAGTTTTAAGAATGGATCCGCAAATCAAAGTAGAAAATAATTTTGttactttttaaaataatttccaCTTGTACTTGTTGATCACACAAGTTACGCTACAAGAAAAGTAAGATACGACGATATTTATTTAGTGACATTTAAAATAAATATCGGAAAAACGGGAATTTCATGACATTTATAAGAAAAAGTTACAAAAATAAGGACATTTAATACAAAATGTCACAACTATAGTGACATTTATTTCAAATGTCACGTTATTTGTCCAAAATTAGCAACATTTAAAACTAACGTTAGGAATTTCTCTATATTTTTTTGATAATCGAACGAAAATTTTAGCATTTTATCTTTCCCTCCCATTTTTTCCACAACAATCCCATTTAGACATAATGAATTAAGCAAAAAGCCCTTATCTGTGGAAGTTTAGGAACGTCGCCGGCCTGTCTAACTTAACCCTCTCTCACCATCACCGGTAATCATCCCAGGCAACCCAACTCatatgtctctctctctctctaagaaTTGTGTTTTGATTTTAGTCGGAGATCTACGTTTCTATGAAGGATTTCCACCCTTGTAAGTTTCTATCTTTATTTAATA
Proteins encoded in this window:
- the LOC107828749 gene encoding uncharacterized protein LOC107828749, encoding MKKLKDGTKTTWIELRAETTHDNFKRILEEFIQSQSIDDQGRPIQPTQEEIMDMWIKVAGGVHKGRVYGLGSEFSLGRRTSGLSGSYSSSHCSVDLNEFEQLNRKVAKITELYLQETAAREEEAK